One Oncorhynchus masou masou isolate Uvic2021 chromosome 18, UVic_Omas_1.1, whole genome shotgun sequence DNA window includes the following coding sequences:
- the mrpl43 gene encoding 39S ribosomal protein L43, mitochondrial produces MTSRGTPSRFLQSVLQNGVGRYVCQMKRISLIFSKNGQSSLGAREFIEEGVVDFAQKNPGTVVYVSPQSCRIPKIVAEYLNGNVKEEAITSKTSQQIAELITKLTNQSGLDIIRIRKPIHTDSPSIQGQWHPFTNRPLSIGPIGPQKQQAN; encoded by the exons ATGACATCTAGAGGCACTCCGAGTCGCTTCCTACAAAGTGTTCTGCAAAACGGGGTGGGTCGGTATGTTTGTCAAATGAAGCGCATTTCCCTCATCTTCTCCAAGAATGGACAGAGCTCTCTGGGAGCCAG GGAATTCATCGAAGAAGGAGTGGTGGATTTTGCCCAAAAGAACCCTGGAACCGTTGTCTACGTATCTCCTCAGTCCTGCAGGATCCCTAAAATTGTTGCAGAATACT TAAACGGCAATGTGAAGGAGGAAGCCATCACAAGCAAGACGTCTCAACAGATCGCAGAGTTAATAACCAAACTGACCAACCAGTCTGGCCTGGATATCATCCGTATCCGCAAgcccatccacacagacagccccAGCATCCAGGGCCAATGGCATCCCTTCACTAACCGACCCCTGTCCATTGGACCAATCGGACCACAGAAACAGCAGGCCAACTAA
- the twnk gene encoding twinkle protein, mitochondrial → MWMSWFLKGTTCLLQVAARSTPRLPPQRCLSSSLVRVLTKPHTPRFAIPSYYPQGQLWGMSLPISCTRSYKKDTKSILDFPVDPITVTDIKQYLRSKDIPFHDGYSCLHAPSMFLDAAVGVPADTGRESFTMFIDKTTGQFLCKETLVEGSWEDLQDCLEVMQKEGQASLSPHVLLGYPESLEEREEKEQELREVQRIWSSAMPFSDLPDEEAQLVKTMFQISKISNATLKRFAVRLFKPTKSLVFPWFGGRDSSLRGVKLLSAQSMEGGTVAYTEATVPKAGSYHNLFGLPLVGRMDSEVVLTGQEVDTLAVSQATGLPSVALPRGVNTLPPALLPYLEQFKRVTLWLGGDMRSWEASKIFSRKLGLKRCSLVRPGEFQPCPLEALFQGRNLARIVKASIPAAHKSIVSFRQLREDVYGELANTEQVAGVKWSRFPELNRIMKGHRKGELTVFTGPTGSGKTTFISEFALDLCMQGVNTLWGSFEINNVRLAKIMLTQFAMQRLEENLDQYDSWADRFEDLPLYFMTFHGQQNIKAVLDTMQHAVYLYDISHVIIDNLQFMMGQENLSVDKFAVQDHIIGAFRKFATNSSCHVTLIIHPRKEEDDRELQTASIFGTAKASQEADNVLILQEKKLVTCPGRRSLQVAKNRFDGDVGIFPLEFNKASLTFSAPVKGKHKLRKVKGDKGEGSDNEESLGETLKKEETTVKKDKLVKLERPPKATKTPRAVKSPAAGKGTPEGEGKKQP, encoded by the exons ATGTGGATGAGCTGGTTCCTGAAAGGGACCACCTGTCTCTTGCAGGTGGCAGCCCGCAGCACCCCAAGGTTGCCTCCCCAAAGatgcctctcttcctcccttgtCAGAGTCCTAACCAAGCCACACACCCCAAGATTTGCTATTCCTTCATACTATCCTCAGGGACAACTATGGGGGATGTCATTGCCAATCAGTTGTACCAGGAGCTACAAAAAAGATACCAAGTCTATCCTAGACTTTCCTGTCGACCCTATTACAGTGACCGATATCAAACAATATCTACGCTCTAAAGACATCCCATTCCATGATGGCTACAGCTGCTTGCACGCCCCCAGCATGTTCCTGGACGCGGCTGTGGGTGTCCCTGCGGATACAGGGAGGGAGAGTTTTACAATGTTCATTGACAAAACCACAGGTCAATTTCTGTGCAAGGAGACGCTGGTGGAGGGGAGCTGGGAGGACCTGCAGGACTGCCTGGAGGTGATGCAGAAGGAGGGCCAGGCCTCCCTCAGCCCTCACGTGTTGCTGGGCTACCCCGAGAGCCTGGAGGAGCgggaggagaaggaacaggaGCTCAGGGAGGTGCAGAGGATCTGGTCCAGTGCCATGCCCTTCTCAGACCTCCCTGACGAGGAGGCACAGCTAGTCAAAACCATGTTCCAGATCAGCAAGATCTCCAACGCCACACTCAAAAGGTTTGCGGTGAGGTTATTCAAGCCCACCAAGAGCCTGGTGTTCCCCTGGTTTGGTGGAAGGGACTCCAGCCTGCGGGGCGTCAAGCTGCTATCCGCCCAGAGCATGGAGGGCGGGACGGTGGCTTATACCGAGGCCACGGTGCCCAAGGCTGGCTCCTATCACAACTTGTTTGGACTGCCTCTGGTGGGACGCATGGATTCTGAGGTGGTGCTGACAGGCCAGGAGGTGGATACCCTGGCAGTGAGCCAGGCCACAGGCCTGCCCAGTGTGGCTCTGCCCCGGGGTGTTAACACCCTACCCCCAGCTCTCCTGCCCTACCTGGAGCAGTTCAAGCGGGTCACCCTGTGGCTGGGAGGGGACATGCGCTCCTGGGAGGCCTCCAAGATCTTCTCCAGGAAGCTGGGTCTTAAGCGCTGCTCCCTAGTGCGCCCGGGGGAGTTCCAGCCCTGTCCTCTGGAGGCCCTGTTCCAGGGCAGGAACCTGGCCCGCATCGTCAAAGCCTCCATCCCCGCCGCCCACAAGTCCATTGTGTCGTTCAGGCAGCTCAGGGAGGACGTCTACGGGGAGCTTGCCAACACGGAACAGGTGGCTGGGGTGAAATGGTCCAGGTTTCCAGAGCTCAACAGGATCATGAAGGGTCATCGCAAAGGGGAACTGACAGTCTTCACAG GACCCACGGGCAGCGGCAAGACCACCTTCATCAGTGAGTTTGCCCTGGACCTGTGCATGCAGGGCGTCAACACGCTGTGGGGCAGCTTTGAGATCAACAACGTGCGCCTGGCCAAGATCATGCTGACCCAGTTCGCCATGCAGAGGCTGGAGGAGAACCTGGACCAGTACGACTCGTGGGCCGACAGGTTCGAGGACCTGCCCCTCTATTTCATGACCTTTCATGGGCAGCAGAACATCAA AGCTGTGCTGGACACCATGCAACACGCTGTCTACCTTTATGACATCAGTCACGTGATCATTGACAACCTGCAGTTCATGATGGGCCAGGAGAACCTCTCTGTAGACAAGTTTGCCGTCCAGGACCACATTATCGGAGCTTTCAGGAAGTTTGCCACCAACAGCAGCTGTCACGTCACTCTGATCATTCATCCCAGAAAAGAGGAGGACGACAGAGAACTACAGACAGCGTCCATCTTTGGAACAGCCAAG GCCAGCCAGGAGGCAGACAACGTGCTCATCCTGCAGGAGAAGAAGCTGGTAACATGCCCCGGCCGGAGGTCCCTCCAGGTGGCCAAGAACCGCTTCGACGGAGACGTGGGCATTTTCCCTCTGGAGTTCAACAAGGCCTCGCTCACTTTCTCCGCCCCAGTCAAGGGCAAGCACAAGCTGAGAAAGGTCAAAGGTGACAAGGGGGAGGGGTCAGATAATGAGGAGTCTTTAGGAGAAACTCTCAAGAAGGAGGAGACAACGGTTAAAAAGGATAAACTAGTGAAGTTGGAGAGGCCACCCAAAGCTACCAAAACTCCCAGAGCTGTTAAGAGTCCTGCAGCAGGGAAGGGCACACCAGAGGGCGAGGGGAAGAAACAGCCATAA